From Microbacterium sp. LWH7-1.2:
ACGACGCAACAGGTCACTTCGAGTGAGGGAGCTCATGGACGAGATCACGGATGCCGCAGACCGCCGTTTCGCTGCCCTCCCCGGCCGGCCCGGCAAGATCGTCGCCATCCACCTCAGCTACGCGTCGCGTGCGGATCAGCGCGGGCGGCGGCCGCAGCATCCGTCGTACTTCTTCAAGCCGTCGAGCTCCGTCGCGGCTTCAGGCGAGACCATCGAGCGTCCGGCAGGCACCGAGCTGCTCGCCTTCGAGGGCGAGATCGCGCTCGTGATCGGCACGCCCGCACGGCGCGTGCGGCTGGCGGACGCATGGGACCACGTGGCGTGGGTCACGGCGGCGAACGACTTCGGCCTCTACGACCTCCGCGAGAACGACAAGGGCTCGAACGTGCGGTCGAAGGGCGGCGACGGCTACACGCCTCTCGGTCCCTCGCTCATCGACGCCCGCACCATCGACCCCGACGCCCTGCGTGTGCGCACGTGGCTCAACCGCGAGCTCGCCCAGGATGACACCGCTCGGGGCATGATCTTCCCCCTCGCGCAGCTGGTCGCCGACCTTTCGCAGCACTTCACGCTCGAGACGGGCGACGTGATTCTCACGGGCACGCCGGCGGGGTCGTCGGTGGCGCAGCCCGGCGACGTGGTCGAGGTCGAGGTCGACGTGCCCGGCGGCCCGTCCTCGGGCCGACTGGTCACCACGGTGGTGCAGGGCTCGGCCGCGTTCGACGCGGAGCTCGGGTCTCTGCCTGCCGTCGACGACCTGCAGCGCAGCGAGGCGTGGGGCTCGCGCGAGGCGGCCGGGCTTCCGCCCGCAGCCTCTCCCGAATCAGGAGATCTGACGGAGGCAGGACGTTCCGCCGCGGATTCTCCCGCCTGGGCCACATCTCCTGTTCTGGGAGACGCGCTGCGCGCGAAGCTCGAGGCGGTGCCCGTGGCGGGGCTCTCGGCGCAGCTGCGCAGGCGCGGGCTCAACAACGTGCATGTCGACGGCGTTCGGCCGTTGCATCCGGAAGCGAAGCTCGTCGGCACGGCCCGCACACTGCGGTTCGTGCCGAACCGCGAGGACCTGTTCGCGTCGCACGGCGGCGGCTACAACGCGCAGAAGCGCGTGTTCGATGCCGTCGGCGATGGCGAGGTCGTGGTGATCGAGGCGCGCGGCGAGGCCGGCTCCGGCACGCTCGGCGACATCCTCGCGATCCGCGCACACGCCCGCGGCGCGGCCGGCATCGTCACCGACGGAGGGGTGAGGGATGCTGCGGCCGTCGCCGCGGTCGGCATCCCGGTGTACTCCTCCGGCGCCCACCCCGCCGTGCTCGGTCGCAAGCACGTGCCGTGGGACGCCGACATCACGATCGCGTGCGGCGGCACCACCGTCCAGCCCGGCGACATCATCGTCGGGGACGCGGACGGGGTCGTGGTGATCCCTCCCGCGATCGCGGAGGAGATCGTGGACGCGGCCCTCGCCCAGGAGGATGAGGACGCCTGGATCGCCGACCGCGTCGCCGAGGGACATCCCGTCGACGGACTCTTCCCGATGAACGCCGAATGGCGCGCGAAGTACGACGCCCGAGAGGAAGGCCGCGCATGAGCCCGACCGAAGCCGACACGCTCAGCAAGTCGCAGCAGGCGTACCGCTGGATCAAGGAGCGCATCGCGAACCAGGAGTTCACGCCGGGATACCGCCTGGTGCTCGGCAGCATCGCCGGCGAGCTCGACATGAGCGTCGTGCCGGTCCGCGAGGCGATCCGCCAGCTCGAGGCCGAGGGGCTCGTCACGTTCGAGCGCAACGTCGGTGCCCGCGTATCGATGGTCGACGACTCGCAATACCGCTACAGCATGCAGGCGCTGTCGATCCTCGAGGGCACCGCCACCGCGCTGGCCGCGCGCCGGCTCTCGGCCGACGACATCCGCAACGCGCGTCGTATCAACGAGCTCATGATCGAGACGCTCGAGCACTTCGACCCTCGAGCATTCACCGCGCTCAACCAGGAGTTCCACGCGGCGCTGTTCGAGAAGTGCGCCAACCCGCGCATGCTCGACCTCGTCCACGCCGAGTGGGCCCGCCTCGGCCACCTGCGCGACTCGACCTTCAGCTTCGTGCCGGGCCGGGCCCAGGAGTCGGTGCGCGAGCACGAGAACATCCTCGTGCTCATCGAGACCGGCGCCCCGCTCGGCGAGATCGAGAAGGCGGCCCGCCGGCACCGGTCGGCGACCCTCGACGCCTACATGATCCATGAGCACCCCGACGAGGCCCTGGGCCTCCCCGCGTTCTGAATCGCGGATGCTGCGGGCCGCAGCATCCGTCTCCACAGACCTCCGACGAAGGAGCAGCAATGACCGACACCCAGACAGTCCTCGCGACCCGACACGTGCCCGAGGGCCTGCCGAGCCGCATCCAGCACTACATCGACGGCCAATTCGTCGACTCGCAGGGCGGCGACACGTTCGACGTGCTCGACCCGGTGACGAACGAGACGTACGTGCAGGCCGCGGCCGGCAAGAAGGCCGACATCGACCGGGCCGTCGCCGCCGCCCGGCGCGCGTTCACCGAGGGGCCGTGGCCGCGGATGCTGCCGCGCGAGCGCTCGCGCGTGCTGCACCGGATCGCGGACATCGTGGAGTCGCGCGACGCGCGTCTGGCCGAGCTGGAGTCGTTCGACTCGGGCCTGCCGATCACGCAGGCGCTCGGTCAGGCCCGTCGCGCGGCCGAGAACTTCCGGTTCTTCGCCGACCTGATCGTGGCGCAGGCCGACGACGCCTACAAGGTGCCCGGCCGGCAGATGAACTACGTCAACCGCAAGCCGATCGGCGTCGCAGGGCTCATCACTCCCTGGAACACGCCGTTCATGCTCGAGTCGTGGAAGCTCGGCCCCGCCCTCGCCACCGGCAACACCGTGGTGCTCAAGCCCGCTGAGTTCACACCGCTGTCGGCGTCGCTGTGGGCCGGGATCTTCGAGGAGGCAGGCCTCCCGAAGGGCGTCTTCAACCTCGTCAACGGACTCGGCGAGGACGCCGGCGACGCGCTGGTGAAGCATCCCGACGTCCCCCTCATCTCGTTCACGGGCGAGAGCCGCACCGGGCAGATCATCTTCGGCAACGCCGCGCCGTTCCTGAAGGGCCTGTCGATGGAGCTGGGCGGCAAGAGCCCAGCCGTGGTGTTCGCCGACGCGGACCTCCAGGCGGCCGTCGACGCGACGATCTTCGGTGTGTTCTCGCTCAACGGCGAGCGCTGCACCGCGGGCTCGCGCATCCTCGTGGAGCGCCCGATCTACGACGAGTTCGTGAAGCGCTACGCGGCGCAGGCCGACCGCGTCGTGGTGGGCTACCCGCACGACCCTGCGACGGAAGTGGGTGCACTGGTCCACCCGGAGCACTACGACAAGGTCGTCTCGTACATCGAGATCGGCAAGGCCGAGGCGCGCCTGGTCGCCGGTGGCGACCGCCCCGAGGGCTTCGAGACCGGCAACTTCGTGCGCCCCACGGTGTTCGCCGACGTCGCCCCCGACGCCCGCATCTTCCAGGAGGAGATCTTCGGCCCGGTCGTGGCGATCACCCCCTTCGACACCGACGAGGAGGCGCTCGAGCTCGCCAACGGCGTGCGCTACGGCCTCGCGGCGTACGTGTGGACCAACGACCTCAAGCGCGCCCACAACTTCTCGCAGGCGATCGAAGCGGGCATGGTGTGGCTCAACTCGAACAACGTGCGCGACCTCCGCACACCGTTCGGGGGCGTCAAGGCCTCCGGCCTCGGCCACGAGGGCGGCTACCGCTCGATCGACTTCTACACCGACCAGCAGGCCGTGCACATCACGCTCGGCCCCGCTCACAACCCCACCTTCGGAAAGGCGGATGCCGCCGGCCACTGAGGGCCGCGGCATCCGTTCTCCTCGAGACCACGCAAGGACGCGACATGACCCACCGTGACCAGATGACCCGCACCTCCTCCGGCTTCTACGTGAGCCAGGAGGCGCCGATCCTCTCCGACAACCCGATCCCGACGCCCAGCGCGCCGGCGCCCGACATCCTCCGCTGCGCGTACATGGAGCTCGTCGTCACCGACCTGCTCGCGTCCCGCGAGTTCTACGTCGACGTGCTCGGCCTGTACGTCACCGAGGAGGACGAGAGCACGATCTACCTCCGTTCGACGGAGGAGTTCATCCACCACAACCTCGTGCTCCGGCAGGGGCCGGTCGCCGCGGTCGCCGCGTTCTCATACCGGGTGCGCACCCCCGAGGACCTCGACAAGGCGGTCGCCTTCTACGAGGAGCTCGGCTGCCGCATCGAGCGCCGCCAGGACGGGTTCACGAAGGGCATCGGCGACTCTGTACGTGTGACCGACCCGCTCGGCTTCCCGTACGAGTTCTTCTACGCCACCGAGCACGTCGAGCGCCTGTCGTGGCGATACGACCTGCACACGCCTGGCGAGCTGGTGCGCCTGGACCACTTCAACCAGGTCACCCCCGACGTGCCCCGTGCGGTGAACTTCATGCAGTCGCTGGGCTTCCGCGTCACCGAGGACATCCAGGACGAGGAGGGCACCGTCTACGCGGCCTGGATGCGCCGCAAGCCCACCGTGCACGACACCGCCATGACCGGCGGCGACGGGCCCCGCATGCACCACGTCGCATTCGCCACCCACGAGAAGCACAACATCCTGGCGATCTGCGACAAGCTCGGGGCGCTCCGTCGGTCCGACGCGATCGAGCGCGGCCCCGGCCGCCACGGCGTCTCGAACGCGTTCTACCTGTACCTGCGCGACCCCGACGGCCACCGCGTCGAGATCTACACGCAGGACTACTACACCGGCGATCCCGACAACCCGGTCGTCACGTGGGACGTGCACGACAACCAGCGCCGCGATTGGTGGGGCAACCCCGTCGTGCCGTCCTGGTACACCGAGGCCTCCCTCGTGCTCGACCTCGACGGCAACCCGCAGCCCGTCGTCGCCCGCACCGACTCGTCCGAGATGGCGGTCACGATCGGCGCCGACGGCTTCTCGTACACGCGCCCCGACGAGGACTCGATGCCCGAGTACAAGCAGGGCGAGTACAAGCTCGGCCACCAGCTGTAGTCACGGCATACGACCGCCCTGCTCCTCCGCAGGCGGCGCATGTCCCGATTTCGCCGAAGCATGTCCCGATTTCGGTCGCTCCCGGTTCTCGGAATGACCGAAAGTGGGACACGAACCGATACCCGCCAGGTTTCGAGAGGAAGAGACGGATGCTGCACCCCGACGACATCGCCGCGATCGCGGCCGAGCTGGCCGAGGCCGATCGCACGTACAGCGTGATCCCGCGGATCACGGCGCGCTACCCGGACGCGACGGTCGAGGACTCGTACGCGATCCAGGGCGTGTGGCGCGACCAGAACATCGCCGCGGGACGCACGCTCGTGGGCCGCAAGATCGGGCTCACGTCGAAGGCGATGCAGCAGGCGACGGGCATCACCGAGCCCGACTACGGCGTGATGTTCGACGACACCGTCTACGAATCGGGCGCCGAGATCCCGGTCGAGAAGTTCTCGAACGTGCGCATCGAGGTCGAGCTCGCGTTCGTGCTGAAGACGCCGCTCGAAGGCCCCGACTGCACGCTCGACGACGCCCTCGCGGCGATCGAGTACGCGGTTCCGGCACTCGAGGTGCTGAACTCGCACATCGAGCTGGAGGGCCGCACGATCGTCGACACGATCAGCGACAACGCCGCCTACGGTGCGATGGTGCTCGGCAGCGTGCGCAAGCGTCCCGACGAGATCGACCTCCGCTGGGTGCCGGGGGTGCTCTCCCGCAACGGCGAGATCGAGGAGACGGGCGTCGCCGCCGGCGTTCTCGGCCACCCGGCGACCGGCGTCGCCTGGCTCGCGAACAAGTTCCACCAGCACGGGGCACGGCTCGAGGCGGGCGAGATCATCCTCGCGGGCTCGTTCACCCGCCCCATGTGGGTGTCGCGGGGCGATACCGTCAGGTGCGACTACGGACCCATGGGAGTGATCGAATGCCGCTTCGTCTGAGCCCGACCTTGAGCGCCGCCCTCGCGTCCGCCGATCGCCCGCTCGCGGGTATGTGGGTGTGCACGGGCTCGCCGCTCGTGGCCGAGATCTGTGCCGGCTCGGGTCTGGACTGGCTGCTCATCGACATGGAGCACTCCCCCAACGGCCTCGAATCGGTGCTGGCCCAGCTGCAGGCCGTCGCCGCGTACCCCGTCACCCCGCTCGTGCGGGTGCCGATCGGGGACGTCGCGACGATCAAACAGGTGCTCGATCTCGGAGCCCAGAACCTGCTCGTGCCCATGATCTCTTCGAAGGCGGATGCCGAAGCCGCCGTCGCAGCCGTGCGCTATCCCCCGCGGGGAACCCGGGGTGTGGGCTCCGCGCTCGCACGGTCGGCGCGCTGGAACCGCGTCGACGGCTACCTCGCCGATGCCGACGACCACGTGTCGCTCTTCGTGCAGATCGAGACGGCGGCCGGCGTCGATGCCGCCGCCGAGATCGCCGCGGTCGACGGCGTGGACGGCGTCTTCGTCGGCCCATCCGACCTCGCCGCATCGATGGGCGTGCTCGGCCGGCAGACCCACCCCGACGTCGTGGCCGCCGCGCTGCGCACGTTCGAGGCCGTGCGCGCCGCGGGCAAGCCGGTCGGGGTCAACGCGTTCGACCCGGCCGCCGCCGACGCCTACCTCGAGGCGGGTGCCTCGTTCATCCTGGTCGGCGCCGATGTGGCGCTCCTCGCGCGCGGCTCCGAAGCCCTCGCGGCCCGTTTCATCCCCTCCGACGCCGCGGAGGATCGCGCTTCTTACTGACCCCGCCCGGCGTGTCAAGGCCACCCGGCGGGCGACGGCGGGATGAGACGCTGGGGCCATGAAGCGCGACGTCACCAGCCGCATCGCCCTGAACGTCGCCGAGCCCGCGGAACTCGTCTTCGCCATCGCGGCCTCCGGCCACTACATCACCGAAGCCGAGAGCCTCACCGCGACGGTGGACGGCACGCCCCTCCGGATCGAGGAGCTCGCCGATGCGCACGAGACTCGCCTGCACCGCGTCATGGCGCCGGCCGGCGAGTTCGTGATCACGTACAGGGCGACCGTCACAGGCGGCGAGACCGCCCGAGGCGACGACGTCGAGCGGCTCGTCTGCCTCCGCCAGAGCCGCTACGCCGA
This genomic window contains:
- a CDS encoding GntR family transcriptional regulator; the encoded protein is MSPTEADTLSKSQQAYRWIKERIANQEFTPGYRLVLGSIAGELDMSVVPVREAIRQLEAEGLVTFERNVGARVSMVDDSQYRYSMQALSILEGTATALAARRLSADDIRNARRINELMIETLEHFDPRAFTALNQEFHAALFEKCANPRMLDLVHAEWARLGHLRDSTFSFVPGRAQESVREHENILVLIETGAPLGEIEKAARRHRSATLDAYMIHEHPDEALGLPAF
- a CDS encoding fumarylacetoacetate hydrolase family protein, giving the protein MDEITDAADRRFAALPGRPGKIVAIHLSYASRADQRGRRPQHPSYFFKPSSSVAASGETIERPAGTELLAFEGEIALVIGTPARRVRLADAWDHVAWVTAANDFGLYDLRENDKGSNVRSKGGDGYTPLGPSLIDARTIDPDALRVRTWLNRELAQDDTARGMIFPLAQLVADLSQHFTLETGDVILTGTPAGSSVAQPGDVVEVEVDVPGGPSSGRLVTTVVQGSAAFDAELGSLPAVDDLQRSEAWGSREAAGLPPAASPESGDLTEAGRSAADSPAWATSPVLGDALRAKLEAVPVAGLSAQLRRRGLNNVHVDGVRPLHPEAKLVGTARTLRFVPNREDLFASHGGGYNAQKRVFDAVGDGEVVVIEARGEAGSGTLGDILAIRAHARGAAGIVTDGGVRDAAAVAAVGIPVYSSGAHPAVLGRKHVPWDADITIACGGTTVQPGDIIVGDADGVVVIPPAIAEEIVDAALAQEDEDAWIADRVAEGHPVDGLFPMNAEWRAKYDAREEGRA
- a CDS encoding fumarylacetoacetate hydrolase family protein — translated: MLHPDDIAAIAAELAEADRTYSVIPRITARYPDATVEDSYAIQGVWRDQNIAAGRTLVGRKIGLTSKAMQQATGITEPDYGVMFDDTVYESGAEIPVEKFSNVRIEVELAFVLKTPLEGPDCTLDDALAAIEYAVPALEVLNSHIELEGRTIVDTISDNAAYGAMVLGSVRKRPDEIDLRWVPGVLSRNGEIEETGVAAGVLGHPATGVAWLANKFHQHGARLEAGEIILAGSFTRPMWVSRGDTVRCDYGPMGVIECRFV
- the hpaD gene encoding 3,4-dihydroxyphenylacetate 2,3-dioxygenase is translated as MTHRDQMTRTSSGFYVSQEAPILSDNPIPTPSAPAPDILRCAYMELVVTDLLASREFYVDVLGLYVTEEDESTIYLRSTEEFIHHNLVLRQGPVAAVAAFSYRVRTPEDLDKAVAFYEELGCRIERRQDGFTKGIGDSVRVTDPLGFPYEFFYATEHVERLSWRYDLHTPGELVRLDHFNQVTPDVPRAVNFMQSLGFRVTEDIQDEEGTVYAAWMRRKPTVHDTAMTGGDGPRMHHVAFATHEKHNILAICDKLGALRRSDAIERGPGRHGVSNAFYLYLRDPDGHRVEIYTQDYYTGDPDNPVVTWDVHDNQRRDWWGNPVVPSWYTEASLVLDLDGNPQPVVARTDSSEMAVTIGADGFSYTRPDEDSMPEYKQGEYKLGHQL
- a CDS encoding HpcH/HpaI aldolase/citrate lyase family protein, which translates into the protein MPLRLSPTLSAALASADRPLAGMWVCTGSPLVAEICAGSGLDWLLIDMEHSPNGLESVLAQLQAVAAYPVTPLVRVPIGDVATIKQVLDLGAQNLLVPMISSKADAEAAVAAVRYPPRGTRGVGSALARSARWNRVDGYLADADDHVSLFVQIETAAGVDAAAEIAAVDGVDGVFVGPSDLAASMGVLGRQTHPDVVAAALRTFEAVRAAGKPVGVNAFDPAAADAYLEAGASFILVGADVALLARGSEALAARFIPSDAAEDRASY
- the hpaE gene encoding 5-carboxymethyl-2-hydroxymuconate semialdehyde dehydrogenase, with product MTDTQTVLATRHVPEGLPSRIQHYIDGQFVDSQGGDTFDVLDPVTNETYVQAAAGKKADIDRAVAAARRAFTEGPWPRMLPRERSRVLHRIADIVESRDARLAELESFDSGLPITQALGQARRAAENFRFFADLIVAQADDAYKVPGRQMNYVNRKPIGVAGLITPWNTPFMLESWKLGPALATGNTVVLKPAEFTPLSASLWAGIFEEAGLPKGVFNLVNGLGEDAGDALVKHPDVPLISFTGESRTGQIIFGNAAPFLKGLSMELGGKSPAVVFADADLQAAVDATIFGVFSLNGERCTAGSRILVERPIYDEFVKRYAAQADRVVVGYPHDPATEVGALVHPEHYDKVVSYIEIGKAEARLVAGGDRPEGFETGNFVRPTVFADVAPDARIFQEEIFGPVVAITPFDTDEEALELANGVRYGLAAYVWTNDLKRAHNFSQAIEAGMVWLNSNNVRDLRTPFGGVKASGLGHEGGYRSIDFYTDQQAVHITLGPAHNPTFGKADAAGH